The following proteins are co-located in the Vibrio azureus genome:
- a CDS encoding NADP-dependent oxidoreductase produces MEHKRIAITDFGSVDVMALQVVSTSLPKEGEVLIKVAFASVNPIDVKTRAGLGWAAAHNIDHLPWVPGYDLSGQVVSCGANTSRFKVGDKVAGCIGFPFRGGSYSQYVCVPETEVIQVPSSVSLESAAVLPLAGLTALQALQKAHLIAGERVLILGGAGGVGHFATQIAVTYQAEVFATCRAHNIDFINSLGARALNYQSSPVSECVRNIDVLIDLVGGDTALAALPCLAPNARVITLPTLSAEFVCEHAKELGFTAHGMLVEPERKQLQQLLDMLQRGEMKTEIQQIYSMYDVSYAHKQVESGRTRGKVLLDMEC; encoded by the coding sequence GGATTGCAATAACGGATTTTGGCAGTGTGGATGTCATGGCATTACAAGTGGTCTCTACAAGTTTGCCGAAGGAAGGAGAGGTGTTGATTAAAGTTGCATTTGCTAGCGTGAATCCAATTGATGTTAAAACCAGAGCTGGGCTTGGTTGGGCAGCAGCACACAATATAGATCATTTACCTTGGGTGCCTGGCTATGATCTCTCTGGCCAAGTTGTTTCCTGTGGTGCCAATACCTCACGTTTTAAAGTGGGGGATAAAGTCGCGGGCTGTATTGGTTTCCCTTTTCGAGGTGGTAGCTATAGCCAATATGTTTGTGTACCAGAGACGGAAGTGATTCAGGTCCCCTCTTCGGTAAGTTTAGAATCTGCAGCCGTTTTACCATTGGCTGGCCTAACCGCATTGCAAGCGTTACAAAAAGCCCATTTAATCGCAGGAGAGCGAGTATTAATTCTTGGCGGTGCAGGGGGCGTTGGGCATTTCGCAACTCAAATTGCTGTTACTTATCAGGCCGAAGTCTTTGCAACGTGCCGTGCTCATAATATTGATTTCATAAACAGCCTAGGAGCCCGAGCTCTGAACTATCAATCTTCACCAGTGTCTGAATGTGTTAGAAACATTGATGTACTGATTGATCTTGTTGGTGGTGACACCGCGCTCGCAGCTTTGCCATGTTTAGCTCCTAATGCCAGAGTGATTACCTTACCAACGCTTTCTGCGGAGTTCGTGTGCGAGCATGCCAAGGAGTTGGGGTTTACTGCTCATGGTATGTTGGTAGAGCCTGAGCGGAAGCAGTTGCAACAGTTGCTCGATATGCTACAGCGAGGAGAGATGAAAACAGAAATACAACAAATCTATTCGATGTACGATGTGAGTTACGCTCATAAACAGGTTGAATCTGGCCGAACGAGAGGGAAAGTGTTGTTGGATATGGAATGCTAG